A single window of Nicotiana tomentosiformis chromosome 1, ASM39032v3, whole genome shotgun sequence DNA harbors:
- the LOC104110084 gene encoding uncharacterized protein: protein MVPRDKYAATVSEQRLHQNFESMNPQVNDYDGRVGYLNTSLRLKSRSMSSDSDEDGRPKRFRPSPESNSEDGEMNFVNEANLLGLTLKKTPSFLNLIETQLSEGKKGSSSSSPPRQLGRPADSSRNGNQMNSSKNANRNRSKMEDFAAVSEKLKASNFPAIKLKIGDWERVSRYEGDLIAKCYYAKRKLVWEILDGPLKSKIEMQWSDIIAIRAIILQNDQSGVLEIELNQPPYFYRETNPQPRKHTLWQQTSDFTGGQAPTYRRHWIRFPPGVLDKHYEKLLHYDARLNELSKQPFPSQLSPYFESDVPEFSDFFDNRYGSQFFPKMHHPIRFSSSVLIPNHPMHNKRTTMAPVRHFNSSFSVSGERRSNYANTNQRRVLLRQGPNNLVNVAMGNQTIGMLPVSTTPQANLGIPTQNYQAMYQQNELTGHNQDNVVLNYIENHLLNDNPMASSNELKLVGNADSMYSSFEHHQNGSVDATNDEHGLNFGYHMIDNYAQDAVPNNGLAYAEPINWMVPQETHQNLKLEQFMEHSTSLSTYSDTVHGCYPTPDVYGEQKSRVQGE, encoded by the exons ATGGTTCCCCGAGATAAATATGCTGCTACTGTTTCTGAGCAACGGCTTCATCAAAACTTTGAATCTATGAACCCACAAGTTAACGATTATGATGGACGCGTTGGCTATCTAAACACCAGCCTTCGACTAAAAAGCCGAAGTATGAGCTCAGATTCAGATGAAGATGGTCGCCCCAAACGGTTCAGGCCGTCACCAGAATCTAATTCAGAG GATGGAGAAATGAATTTTGTCAATGAGGCAAACCTTCTTGGTCTGACACTAAAGAAGACGCCATCTTTTTTGAACTTAATAGAAACACAACTTTCAGAAGGAAAGAAAGGAAGTTCTTCTAGCAGTCCTCCGCGCCAATTGGGAAGACCAGCAGATTCTTCTCGCAATGGAAATCAAATGAATTCTTCGAAAAATGCTAATAGAAATAGGTCAAAGATGGAGGATTTTGCTGCTGTTTCTGAAAAATTGAAGGCTTCCAACTTCCCTGCTATAAAGCTCAAGATTGGTGACTGGGAG AGAGTTTCAAGGTACGAAGGTGATTTGATAGCAAAATGTTATTATGCTAAGCGAAAATTAGTATGGGAAATTCTAGATGGACCACTGAAGAGCAAGATTGAAATGCAATGGTCAGATATCATTGCTATTAGAGCCATCATTCTACAAAATGATCAATCAGGAGTTCTCGAGATTGAG TTGAACCAACCACCTTACTTTTATCGTGAAACAAATCCTCAACCTCGAAAGCACACATTATGGCAGCAGACATCAGATTTTACTGGAGGCCAAGCTCCCACTTACAG GAGGCACTGGATTAGATTTCCTCCCGGAGTACTTGACAAGCACTATGAGAAGCTACTACATTATGATGCAAGGCTGAATGAACTAAGCAAACAACCTTTCCCTAGCCAATTATCTCCTTATTTTGAATCAGATGTTCCTGAATTTTCAGATTTCTTTGACAATAGATATGGATCCCAGTTTTTTCCCAAGATGCATCATCCTATTCGTTTCTCTTCTTCTGTTTTAATCCCTAACCATCCAATGCATAATAAAAGGACAACGATGGCACCTGTCAGACATTTCAATTCAAGTTTTTCAGTGTCAG GTGAGAGGAGAAGTAACTATGCAAACACCAACCAAAGGAGGGTGCTTTTGCGCCAAGGACCAAACAACTTGGTGAATGTTGCAATGGGAAATCAAACTATTGGAATGTTGCCCGTTTCTACAACACCACAAGCTAATTTGGGTATTCCAACACAGAATTATCAAGCTATGTATCAACAAAATGAGTTGACGGGACATAATCAAGATAATGTAGTGctaaactatatagagaaccattTATTGAATGACAATCCAATGGCATCCTCCAATGAATTAAAACTAGTTGGAAATGCAGACTCGATGTACTCATCGTTCGAGCATCACCAAAATGGAAGTGTTGATGCTACAAATGATGAACATGGTTTAAACTTTGGTTATCATATGATAGACAACTATGCACAGGATGCTGTACCAAACAATGGACTGGCTTACGCGGAGCCAATTAATTGGATGGTTCCTCAAGAAACACATCAAAATCTAAAGTTGGAACAATTTATGGAGCATTCAACTAGTCTTTCTACCTATTCTGATACAGTCCATGGATGTTATCCAACTCCAGATGTTTACGGCGAACAAAAAAGTAGGGTTCAAGGGGAGTAG